In one window of Paenarthrobacter nicotinovorans DNA:
- the fdxA gene encoding ferredoxin, with protein sequence MTYVIAQPCVDVKDKACIEECPVDCIYEGERSLYIHPDECVDCGACEPVCPVEAIYYEDDTPEEWADYYKANVEFFDDLGSPGGAAKIGNTGKDHPFIAALPPQNQDH encoded by the coding sequence GTGACGTACGTAATCGCGCAGCCGTGTGTGGATGTCAAGGACAAGGCATGTATTGAAGAATGCCCTGTCGACTGCATTTACGAAGGTGAGCGTTCCCTCTACATCCACCCCGACGAGTGCGTCGACTGTGGTGCCTGCGAACCCGTATGCCCGGTAGAGGCCATCTACTACGAGGATGACACCCCGGAAGAGTGGGCCGACTACTACAAGGCCAACGTCGAGTTCTTTGATGACCTCGGTTCTCCGGGTGGAGCTGCCAAGATCGGCAACACGGGCAAGGACCACCCGTTCATCGCTGCCCTGCCCCCGCAGAACCAAGACCACTAA
- a CDS encoding SGNH/GDSL hydrolase family protein, whose product MIAAEPVPHGDQSMRQSSAVFRMIAPLIAVGVLTVGCGPSPVPTSAPSRSAAPAPAQTAAADKPLRVAPQPSALNLPAGSLYKNPTNNRNELVLADVRHTAVLIGDSQAMPAGSWPQQGIAALGYKLHVVGMGGTGYVATNGKTGNYIDALQRGDWVLPYGEPPLIVVEGGGNDATQRATDAQITGNAERLLAALKTRYPGSRLAMIGTLARGVSNGGGRRTEVDALLGRIAAKHGIPFVSAGDWLTRYDAISDLQDGVHLRATGHAKLGVALARELTALGLTARPDNPQPAK is encoded by the coding sequence ATGATTGCAGCAGAACCAGTGCCCCACGGAGACCAATCAATGCGCCAATCTTCGGCCGTGTTTCGCATGATCGCACCTTTGATCGCCGTTGGCGTCCTTACGGTCGGTTGCGGACCAAGCCCAGTGCCAACCAGTGCCCCCTCACGATCAGCTGCGCCCGCGCCCGCCCAGACGGCCGCCGCTGACAAACCACTCAGGGTTGCCCCGCAACCCAGCGCCCTGAATCTCCCGGCAGGTTCCCTGTACAAGAATCCGACGAACAACCGCAACGAACTGGTGCTGGCCGATGTCCGCCACACCGCCGTATTGATCGGTGATTCCCAAGCCATGCCGGCGGGTTCCTGGCCGCAGCAAGGCATCGCAGCCCTCGGCTACAAACTGCATGTGGTGGGCATGGGCGGTACCGGATACGTCGCCACCAACGGCAAGACCGGCAACTACATTGACGCCTTGCAACGCGGCGACTGGGTTCTTCCCTATGGCGAGCCACCCTTGATCGTGGTGGAGGGCGGCGGAAACGACGCCACGCAGCGCGCCACGGATGCTCAGATCACCGGCAACGCCGAGCGGCTGCTGGCCGCCTTGAAGACCCGCTACCCGGGCTCCCGCCTGGCCATGATCGGCACCCTGGCCCGCGGCGTCAGCAACGGAGGCGGACGACGTACGGAAGTGGACGCCCTCCTGGGCCGGATCGCCGCCAAGCACGGTATTCCGTTCGTCAGTGCCGGCGATTGGCTCACCCGATACGACGCCATCAGCGACCTTCAGGACGGCGTTCATTTGAGGGCGACCGGACACGCGAAGCTTGGTGTCGCCCTGGCGCGCGAGCTCACGGCCCTGGGCCTCACTGCCCGCCCGGACAACCCGCAGCCGGCAAAGTAG
- the typA gene encoding translational GTPase TypA: MSETITNTASRSDLRNVAIVAHVDHGKTTLVDAMLKQTNSFASHGEVEDRVMDSGDLEREKGITILAKNTTVAYNGPSSNGETITINVIDTPGHADFGGEVERGLSMVDGVVLLVDSSEGPLPQTRFVLRKALAAHLPVILLVNKTDRPDARIDEVVHESMDLLLGLASDLADEVPDLDLDKVLEVPVVYAAAKVGRASLDQPANGSAPDNEDLEPLFKTIIEHIPAPTYNPDGVLQAHVTNLDASPFLGRLALLRIYNGTLRKGQTVAWARANGELKNVKITELLATKALTRVPAEEAGPGEIVAVAGIEDITIGETLTDAENPQPLPLITVDDPAISMTIGINTSPLAGKVKGAKVTARQVKDRLDKELIGNVSIKVLPTERPDAWEVQGRGELALAILVEQMRREGFELTVGKPQVVTKTIDGKIHEPMEHMTIDVPEEYLGAVTQLMAARKGRMTNMANHGTGWCRMEFIVPARGLIGFRTKFLTDTRGAGIAASISEGYEPWAGPIEYRTNGSMIADRAGVVTPFAMINLQERGSFFVKPTSEVYEGMIVGENSRADDMDVNITKEKKLTNMRAASSDTFENLTPPRDLTLEESLEFAREDECVEVTPDAIRIRKVILDSNERAKANRARAKS; this comes from the coding sequence ATGTCTGAAACCATCACCAACACTGCGTCGCGGAGCGATCTGCGCAACGTCGCGATCGTCGCACACGTTGACCACGGTAAGACCACCCTGGTCGACGCCATGCTCAAGCAGACCAACTCCTTCGCTTCCCACGGTGAGGTTGAGGACCGCGTCATGGACTCCGGTGACCTGGAGCGCGAAAAGGGCATCACCATCCTCGCCAAGAACACCACGGTTGCCTACAACGGCCCGTCGTCCAACGGCGAGACCATCACCATCAACGTGATCGACACCCCTGGCCACGCCGACTTCGGTGGCGAGGTGGAGCGCGGTCTGTCCATGGTTGACGGCGTTGTCCTGCTGGTTGACTCTTCCGAGGGTCCCCTCCCGCAGACCCGCTTCGTGCTCCGCAAGGCCCTTGCTGCGCACTTGCCGGTCATCCTCCTGGTCAACAAGACCGACCGCCCTGACGCCCGTATCGACGAGGTTGTCCACGAGTCCATGGACCTGCTCCTGGGCCTCGCTTCCGACCTCGCGGACGAAGTTCCGGACCTGGACCTGGACAAGGTACTCGAGGTTCCGGTTGTCTACGCCGCCGCCAAGGTCGGCCGCGCATCCCTGGACCAGCCGGCCAACGGCTCGGCCCCGGACAACGAGGACCTTGAGCCCCTCTTCAAGACCATCATCGAGCACATCCCGGCTCCGACGTACAACCCGGACGGCGTTCTGCAGGCTCACGTGACCAACCTGGACGCATCGCCGTTCCTTGGCCGCCTCGCCCTGCTCCGCATCTACAACGGCACGCTCCGCAAGGGCCAGACCGTTGCCTGGGCACGCGCCAACGGCGAACTCAAGAACGTCAAGATCACCGAACTGCTGGCCACCAAGGCCCTGACCCGTGTTCCTGCCGAAGAAGCCGGTCCCGGTGAAATCGTTGCAGTTGCCGGCATCGAGGACATCACCATTGGTGAAACCCTCACGGACGCCGAGAACCCGCAGCCGTTGCCGCTGATCACCGTGGATGATCCCGCGATCTCCATGACCATCGGTATCAACACCTCGCCGCTGGCCGGCAAGGTCAAGGGCGCCAAGGTCACCGCCCGCCAGGTGAAGGACCGCCTGGACAAGGAACTCATCGGTAACGTCTCCATCAAGGTTCTGCCCACCGAGCGTCCTGACGCCTGGGAAGTCCAGGGCCGTGGCGAGCTCGCCCTCGCCATCCTGGTGGAGCAGATGCGTCGCGAAGGCTTCGAGCTGACCGTTGGCAAGCCGCAGGTTGTTACCAAGACCATCGACGGCAAGATCCACGAGCCGATGGAGCACATGACCATCGACGTCCCCGAAGAGTACCTCGGCGCCGTAACGCAGCTCATGGCAGCCCGCAAGGGCCGCATGACCAACATGGCCAACCACGGCACCGGCTGGTGCCGCATGGAATTCATCGTTCCGGCCCGAGGCCTGATCGGCTTCCGCACGAAGTTCCTCACGGACACCCGTGGCGCCGGTATCGCAGCTTCCATCTCCGAGGGCTACGAGCCGTGGGCCGGCCCCATCGAATACCGCACCAACGGTTCGATGATCGCCGACCGCGCCGGTGTTGTGACCCCGTTCGCGATGATCAACCTGCAGGAACGCGGCTCCTTCTTCGTCAAGCCCACGTCCGAGGTTTACGAGGGCATGATCGTTGGCGAGAACTCCCGCGCCGACGACATGGACGTCAACATCACCAAGGAAAAGAAGCTCACCAACATGCGTGCAGCTTCCTCCGACACCTTCGAGAACCTGACGCCGCCGCGCGATCTGACCCTCGAAGAGTCCCTCGAATTCGCCCGCGAAGACGAGTGTGTTGAGGTGACCCCGGATGCAATCCGTATCCGCAAGGTCATCCTGGACTCCAACGAGCGCGCAAAGGCCAACCGCGCCCGCGCCAAGTCCTAA
- the dapC gene encoding succinyldiaminopimelate transaminase: MISAAPAFGLNLPDYPWEAMAPYVATAAKHPGGAVNLSIGTPVDPTPGLIRDALANAADAHGYPTVHGTEALRQAVVDWFAARRGVPGLDPKDVMPTVGSKELVAWLPFLLGLSAGDVVVRPTVAYPTYDIGASLAGATAVAADDLDELDPATRAKVRLVWINSPGNPTGSVRDVESLRRIVAQARELGAVVASDECYAELGWGEWDAQRGGEAVPSILDPRVTDGSTDGLLCVYSLSKQSNLAGYRAAFVAGDSAIIANLVNSRKHAGMIVPFPVQEAMRVALGDAGHVLAQKDLYRGRRERIVPALEKFGLQIHQSKAGLYLWSTAGEATWDTVARFAELGIVVGPGVFYGDAGNGFVRVALTGSDERIDAAVERLVANA; the protein is encoded by the coding sequence TTGATCTCAGCGGCACCGGCTTTCGGCCTGAACCTGCCTGACTACCCTTGGGAAGCCATGGCGCCGTATGTCGCCACGGCTGCCAAACACCCGGGCGGCGCGGTGAACCTTTCCATCGGCACCCCGGTGGATCCCACGCCCGGACTGATCCGGGACGCGTTGGCCAACGCAGCGGACGCCCACGGCTATCCGACGGTGCACGGCACCGAGGCACTGCGCCAGGCTGTCGTCGACTGGTTCGCCGCCAGGCGCGGGGTGCCCGGGCTGGACCCGAAGGACGTCATGCCTACGGTGGGCTCCAAGGAACTGGTGGCCTGGCTGCCGTTCCTGTTGGGATTGAGCGCCGGTGACGTGGTCGTCCGGCCCACGGTCGCCTACCCGACCTATGACATTGGCGCCTCACTGGCAGGTGCCACGGCCGTTGCTGCCGATGACCTGGATGAGCTGGATCCGGCAACCCGTGCAAAGGTCCGGTTGGTCTGGATCAACTCTCCGGGCAACCCCACAGGAAGTGTCCGGGATGTCGAGTCGCTTCGTCGGATCGTAGCCCAGGCCCGCGAATTGGGCGCAGTGGTGGCCTCGGACGAGTGCTACGCAGAACTGGGATGGGGCGAATGGGATGCCCAGCGCGGGGGAGAGGCTGTCCCCAGCATCCTGGATCCCAGGGTCACAGACGGCTCCACCGATGGCCTGCTGTGCGTCTACTCGTTGAGTAAGCAATCCAACCTTGCCGGTTACCGGGCAGCCTTCGTCGCCGGTGATTCCGCGATCATCGCCAACCTGGTCAACAGCCGCAAGCATGCCGGCATGATCGTGCCGTTCCCCGTCCAGGAGGCCATGCGCGTGGCGTTGGGCGATGCCGGCCATGTCCTCGCCCAGAAAGATCTGTACAGGGGGAGGCGCGAGAGGATCGTGCCCGCCCTGGAGAAATTCGGGCTGCAGATCCACCAGTCCAAGGCCGGGCTTTACCTGTGGTCCACAGCCGGCGAGGCCACCTGGGACACGGTGGCGAGGTTCGCGGAACTGGGCATTGTGGTGGGGCCGGGAGTTTTCTACGGAGACGCCGGTAACGGTTTCGTCCGCGTCGCTCTGACCGGCAGTGACGAGCGGATCGATGCCGCCGTTGAGAGGCTTGTCGCCAACGCATAA
- a CDS encoding putative acetyltransferase, whose amino-acid sequence MNPPHLPPRQFLLNATPGIRVVVRYKIEEGLTDALGYLLGSNDTVCTVRTRTADVEIPLALVIAAKEVPPPPPRRQAS is encoded by the coding sequence GTGAATCCGCCACACTTGCCTCCCCGCCAGTTCCTGCTCAACGCAACGCCGGGCATCCGGGTCGTGGTGCGGTACAAGATCGAGGAAGGCCTCACCGACGCCCTGGGCTACTTGCTGGGCAGCAACGACACCGTTTGCACGGTACGGACCCGCACCGCCGACGTCGAAATTCCCTTGGCGTTGGTCATCGCGGCGAAAGAGGTTCCGCCGCCACCGCCGCGGCGACAGGCGTCCTAG
- the galE gene encoding UDP-glucose 4-epimerase GalE, translating into MKILVTGGTGYIGSHTVLSLQEAGHDVVVLDNLVNSSEESLRRVSELTGKNAAFHKVDLVDEPAVEAVFDQHQIDAVIHFAGLKAVGESVQEPLAYYYNNIVGTLNLLRAMDKHNVRSIVFSSSATVYGEHNPIPYIEKMEIGANNPYGRTKEQIEDILSDLGNADDRWHIALLRYFNPVGAHPSGRIGEDPQGIPNNLVPFIAQVAVGRREKLMVFGGDYDTPDGTAQRDYIHVVDLAEGHVAALNYIADRAGVRRWNLGSGRGSSVLEVLRSFEKAVGQPIPYEITGRRAGDLPAFWADASSALADLGWSTTKTVDQMCEDHWRWQKNNPFGYNAS; encoded by the coding sequence ATGAAAATTCTTGTCACGGGTGGCACCGGCTACATCGGGTCCCACACCGTCTTGTCCCTTCAGGAAGCCGGCCATGACGTCGTCGTGCTGGATAATCTGGTGAACTCCAGCGAGGAATCCCTGCGTCGGGTGTCCGAGCTCACCGGCAAGAACGCGGCCTTCCACAAGGTTGACCTGGTGGATGAGCCCGCCGTCGAGGCCGTGTTCGACCAGCACCAGATCGATGCCGTGATCCACTTCGCGGGTCTGAAGGCTGTAGGAGAATCCGTCCAGGAGCCGCTGGCCTACTACTACAACAACATCGTGGGCACCCTCAACCTGCTCCGCGCCATGGACAAGCACAATGTGCGCTCCATCGTCTTCAGCTCGTCGGCCACCGTCTACGGCGAGCACAACCCGATCCCCTACATCGAAAAGATGGAAATCGGCGCCAACAACCCGTACGGCCGCACCAAGGAACAAATCGAGGACATCCTCTCGGACCTCGGCAACGCGGACGACCGCTGGCATATCGCACTGCTGCGCTATTTCAATCCAGTGGGCGCCCACCCGTCCGGCCGCATCGGGGAAGACCCGCAGGGCATTCCGAACAATCTCGTCCCCTTCATCGCCCAGGTAGCGGTTGGACGCCGAGAGAAGCTGATGGTGTTCGGCGGCGACTACGATACCCCGGACGGCACGGCCCAGCGCGACTACATCCACGTGGTGGACCTGGCAGAGGGCCACGTAGCAGCCCTGAACTACATTGCCGACCGTGCCGGCGTCCGGCGCTGGAACCTCGGTTCCGGCCGTGGGTCTTCCGTCCTGGAGGTCCTGCGGTCCTTCGAGAAGGCCGTGGGCCAGCCGATCCCCTATGAGATCACCGGCCGCCGTGCAGGCGACCTCCCCGCCTTCTGGGCCGACGCATCCTCTGCGCTGGCGGACCTCGGATGGTCCACCACCAAGACCGTGGACCAGATGTGTGAAGACCACTGGCGCTGGCAGAAGAACAACCCCTTCGGCTACAACGCTTCCTGA
- a CDS encoding citrate synthase, which produces MTETTSATLRHAGGELELPRIKVVEGNEGYDVSKLLKQTGAVAYDPGFMNTAATTSAITYIDGDAGILRYRGYPIEQLAQHSSFLEVSYLLIYGNLPTPTELEEFDQRIRRHTLLHEELKGFFGGFPRDAHPMPVLSSAVSALSTFYQDSLDPFNAEHVEVSTIRLMAKLPVIAAYAHKKSIGQPMLYPDNSMNLVENFLRLSFGLPAEQYEMDPVVVKALDLLLILHADHEQNCSTSTVRLVGSSNANLFASVSAGINALFGPAHGGANEAVLKMLRQIQADGIKPEDYMEKVKNKEDGVRLMGFGHRVYKNYDPRAKIIKATAHEVLGKLGGNDELLDIAMRLEEKALADDYFIQRKLYPNVDFYTGLIYKAMGFPEKMFTVLFAIGRLPGWIAQWREMINDPQTKIGRPRQLYTGEPERNYPAN; this is translated from the coding sequence ATGACTGAGACCACCAGCGCGACACTGCGCCATGCCGGCGGCGAACTCGAACTGCCGCGCATCAAGGTTGTAGAAGGAAACGAAGGCTACGACGTTTCCAAGCTGCTGAAGCAGACGGGCGCCGTTGCCTATGACCCCGGCTTCATGAACACAGCGGCCACCACCTCGGCCATCACATACATCGACGGCGACGCAGGCATCCTGCGGTACCGCGGTTACCCCATTGAGCAGCTCGCGCAGCACTCGAGCTTCCTCGAAGTTTCCTACCTGCTGATCTACGGCAACCTTCCCACCCCCACGGAGTTGGAAGAGTTCGATCAGCGCATCCGTCGCCACACGCTCCTGCACGAGGAACTCAAGGGCTTCTTTGGCGGGTTCCCGCGCGACGCCCACCCCATGCCGGTGCTTTCCTCGGCTGTTTCGGCGCTGTCCACGTTCTACCAGGACTCGCTGGACCCCTTCAACGCGGAGCACGTGGAAGTTTCCACCATCCGCCTCATGGCCAAGCTGCCCGTCATCGCCGCTTACGCACACAAGAAGTCCATCGGCCAGCCCATGCTGTACCCGGACAACTCCATGAACCTCGTGGAGAACTTCCTGCGCCTGAGCTTCGGCCTCCCGGCTGAGCAGTACGAAATGGACCCGGTTGTCGTCAAGGCGCTGGACCTCCTGCTCATTCTGCACGCCGACCACGAGCAGAACTGTTCAACCTCCACCGTCCGCCTGGTGGGTTCGTCCAACGCGAACCTCTTTGCTTCGGTGTCCGCCGGCATCAACGCCCTCTTCGGACCCGCCCACGGTGGCGCCAACGAGGCCGTCCTGAAGATGCTCCGCCAGATCCAGGCCGACGGCATCAAGCCCGAGGACTACATGGAGAAGGTCAAGAACAAGGAAGACGGCGTCCGCCTCATGGGCTTCGGACACCGTGTCTACAAGAACTACGATCCCCGCGCCAAGATCATCAAGGCAACGGCACACGAAGTCCTGGGCAAGCTCGGCGGCAACGACGAACTGCTGGATATCGCCATGCGCCTCGAAGAGAAGGCCCTGGCCGACGATTACTTCATCCAGCGCAAGCTGTACCCGAACGTCGACTTCTACACCGGCCTGATCTACAAGGCCATGGGTTTCCCGGAGAAGATGTTCACCGTTCTGTTCGCCATTGGACGCCTCCCGGGCTGGATTGCCCAGTGGCGCGAAATGATCAACGACCCCCAGACCAAGATCGGCCGCCCGCGGCAGCTCTACACAGGGGAGCCGGAGCGCAACTACCCGGCCAACTAG
- a CDS encoding ABC transporter permease produces the protein MTPDNNLTGQDTAPRHIEHFVADLEETPLQATDKVKEDQAPSSLWGEAWKNLRKQPLFIISAFMILVVVVVSLFPGLFSPIDPSGEACQLANSNGGPVSGHPLGFNKQGCDVYARVIFGTRSSVTVGLFTTLGVVIFGGTVGALAGYYGGWADALLARLTDIFFALPLILGAIVMMQLPVFRANRTVWTLILILITFGWPQIARITRGAVIEVRNADFVMAARSLGVSRFRSLLRHVLPNSLAPIIVVATISLGTFIVAESTLSFLGIGLPPSVMSWGNDIQAAQASLRSNPMPLLYPAIALSITVLSFIMLGDALRDALDPKARKR, from the coding sequence ATGACGCCTGATAACAACCTGACGGGGCAGGACACAGCCCCGCGTCACATCGAGCACTTCGTTGCGGACCTCGAAGAGACGCCACTGCAAGCCACTGACAAGGTAAAAGAAGACCAAGCCCCTTCCAGTCTTTGGGGAGAGGCCTGGAAGAATCTGCGTAAGCAGCCTCTGTTCATCATTTCGGCCTTCATGATCCTGGTCGTAGTCGTCGTCTCTCTGTTCCCGGGCCTTTTCTCACCGATCGATCCCTCTGGCGAAGCTTGCCAGTTGGCCAACTCGAACGGCGGACCTGTCAGCGGCCACCCGCTCGGCTTTAACAAACAGGGCTGCGATGTCTACGCACGCGTCATCTTCGGAACGCGCTCGTCTGTGACAGTTGGCCTCTTCACCACGCTTGGAGTTGTCATTTTCGGCGGCACAGTGGGTGCCCTCGCCGGTTACTACGGTGGCTGGGCTGACGCACTCCTGGCTCGGCTCACTGATATCTTCTTTGCTCTGCCCCTCATCCTTGGCGCAATCGTCATGATGCAGCTTCCCGTCTTCCGGGCCAACCGCACGGTGTGGACGCTCATCCTGATTCTGATTACCTTCGGATGGCCGCAGATTGCCCGAATCACCAGAGGCGCCGTCATTGAGGTGCGGAATGCGGACTTCGTCATGGCTGCAAGGTCATTGGGTGTTTCGCGCTTCCGCTCCTTGCTTCGCCACGTGCTGCCCAACTCTCTGGCTCCGATCATTGTTGTTGCCACCATCTCGCTGGGCACATTTATCGTGGCGGAATCCACCCTGTCGTTCCTCGGCATCGGATTACCACCAAGCGTGATGTCTTGGGGCAACGACATCCAGGCAGCGCAGGCATCGTTGCGATCCAATCCCATGCCTTTGCTCTACCCGGCTATCGCCCTTTCCATCACCGTTCTGAGTTTCATCATGTTGGGTGACGCCCTTCGTGATGCTCTGGACCCGAAAGCGCGTAAACGATGA
- a CDS encoding TetR/AcrR family transcriptional regulator, giving the protein MPKIVDAEARRQEVVQAVFRIIASDGLERASLREVADEAGLAVGSVRHYFASSDELLVFSFGVVIDRIAGRLETALSDVELEVAGSPGHHAAVLNLLGQFLPLDEELAVDACVWMAFRHAARIKPVLAPEAERSHRTVAAAIGRLILLLNPGQADARQTLVTEAERLLATLDGLCMHALLQPEWMTAEVCSDVLASHLKTLAEPAES; this is encoded by the coding sequence GTGCCCAAAATTGTTGATGCCGAAGCCCGGCGCCAGGAAGTCGTCCAAGCTGTATTCCGGATCATTGCCAGCGATGGCTTGGAACGGGCATCCCTCCGGGAAGTAGCCGACGAAGCCGGACTGGCCGTGGGCTCGGTACGTCATTACTTTGCCAGCAGCGACGAACTACTGGTCTTCTCCTTTGGGGTCGTCATTGACCGCATCGCCGGGCGCCTCGAGACGGCGCTGTCCGACGTTGAACTGGAAGTCGCCGGCAGTCCGGGACACCACGCAGCCGTCCTGAATCTCCTCGGCCAGTTCCTGCCTTTGGATGAGGAACTCGCCGTAGACGCTTGTGTCTGGATGGCCTTCAGGCATGCCGCCCGTATCAAGCCCGTCCTCGCCCCGGAAGCTGAGCGGAGCCACCGGACCGTGGCAGCCGCCATTGGGCGGCTGATCCTGCTTCTGAACCCCGGCCAGGCCGATGCCAGGCAAACCCTGGTGACGGAAGCAGAGCGCCTTTTGGCCACCTTGGACGGGCTCTGTATGCACGCCTTGCTTCAGCCTGAGTGGATGACGGCCGAGGTATGCAGTGACGTCCTGGCATCGCACTTGAAGACGTTGGCGGAGCCTGCGGAGTCCTAG
- a CDS encoding ABC transporter ATP-binding protein yields MNPSVHIKEESAGLERPLLEIRDLAINFATSNGEVNAVRNAHFTVMPGETVAIVGESGSGKSTSALAAIGLLPGNGRVAAGEILFDGEDIAHASEKRMIELRGNSIGMVPQDPMSNLNPVWKIGFQVKETLKANGLPSGPEDVAKVLSEAGLPDAARRAKQYPHEFSGGMRQRALIAIGLSCQPRLLIADEPTSALDVTVQRQILDHLDKMTSELGTAVLLITHDLGLAAERADKVVVMYKGQVVESGPSLELLRNPKHPYTKRLVSSAPSLASRRIQVAKEQGVESDELLAPSEPVVVESALPEEVLKVEDLTKVFKLRGGIGKTTDFKAVDAVSFSVRRGTTTAIVGESGSGKSTVAQMVLNLLEPTSGKIIFDGVDTSTLNSKDLFKFRRRVQPIFQDPYGSLDPMYNIFRTIEEPLRTHKIGTKASREKKVRELLDQVALPQSTMRRYPNELSGGQRQRIAIARALALDPEVIICDEAVSALDVLVQAQVLNLLADLQDNLGLTYLFITHDLAVVRQIADHVCVMQKGKLVETGSTDEVFDNPREAYTQALLDAIPGGSLLLPPEVA; encoded by the coding sequence ATGAACCCTTCCGTTCACATCAAAGAAGAATCCGCTGGCCTCGAACGTCCGTTGCTGGAGATCAGGGACCTGGCAATCAACTTCGCGACAAGCAACGGCGAGGTTAACGCCGTCAGGAACGCGCACTTCACTGTCATGCCGGGTGAGACCGTGGCGATTGTGGGCGAGTCCGGATCCGGAAAGTCCACCTCCGCCCTTGCAGCCATTGGTTTGCTTCCGGGCAATGGGCGGGTGGCTGCCGGAGAGATCCTTTTTGACGGCGAAGACATTGCCCATGCGAGCGAAAAGCGGATGATTGAGCTTCGTGGCAACTCCATTGGAATGGTGCCGCAGGACCCGATGTCCAACCTCAACCCGGTGTGGAAGATCGGTTTCCAGGTCAAGGAAACGCTGAAAGCCAACGGCCTTCCGTCCGGGCCGGAGGATGTCGCCAAGGTCTTGTCCGAAGCTGGTCTTCCCGATGCGGCGCGTCGTGCCAAGCAATATCCGCATGAGTTTTCGGGCGGAATGCGCCAGCGCGCGCTTATTGCCATTGGCCTTTCCTGCCAGCCGCGTTTGCTGATCGCGGATGAGCCCACGTCGGCACTCGACGTGACCGTCCAGCGACAGATTCTGGACCACTTGGACAAGATGACGTCCGAATTGGGGACCGCTGTACTCCTCATCACCCACGACCTCGGGCTGGCTGCCGAGCGGGCGGACAAGGTGGTGGTGATGTACAAGGGACAGGTTGTGGAATCCGGTCCGTCCCTCGAGTTGCTGCGTAACCCGAAGCACCCGTACACCAAGCGCTTGGTCTCCTCGGCCCCGTCCTTGGCCTCCCGGCGTATTCAGGTTGCCAAGGAACAGGGCGTTGAGTCCGACGAACTGTTGGCGCCCAGCGAACCTGTGGTCGTTGAATCCGCGCTGCCTGAAGAGGTCCTGAAGGTTGAAGACCTGACCAAGGTTTTCAAACTTCGTGGCGGCATCGGCAAAACCACGGACTTCAAGGCTGTGGACGCAGTGTCATTCTCCGTTCGTCGAGGGACTACCACAGCCATTGTGGGCGAGTCCGGCTCCGGTAAGTCGACTGTGGCGCAGATGGTGCTTAACCTGTTGGAACCCACCTCGGGGAAGATCATTTTCGACGGCGTTGACACATCAACGTTGAACAGCAAGGACTTGTTTAAGTTCCGCCGCAGGGTGCAGCCGATCTTCCAGGACCCTTACGGTTCCTTGGATCCGATGTACAACATCTTCCGAACCATCGAAGAGCCGCTGCGCACTCACAAAATCGGCACCAAGGCCAGCCGCGAAAAGAAGGTTCGTGAGCTGTTGGATCAGGTGGCGCTTCCGCAGTCGACCATGCGCAGATACCCGAACGAGCTCTCCGGCGGCCAGCGTCAGCGTATCGCTATCGCGCGCGCACTGGCATTGGACCCGGAAGTCATTATCTGTGACGAGGCCGTTTCCGCTTTGGACGTCCTGGTGCAGGCCCAGGTGCTTAACCTGTTGGCCGACCTGCAGGACAACCTCGGTCTGACCTACCTGTTCATCACCCACGACCTCGCTGTGGTCCGTCAAATTGCCGACCACGTCTGTGTGATGCAAAAAGGCAAGCTCGTGGAAACGGGAAGCACGGACGAGGTCTTCGACAATCCCCGCGAGGCCTATACACAGGCCCTCCTGGATGCCATCCCGGGTGGATCCTTGCTCCTGCCCCCTGAAGTGGCCTGA